A region from the Triticum urartu cultivar G1812 chromosome 1, Tu2.1, whole genome shotgun sequence genome encodes:
- the LOC125548120 gene encoding transcription termination factor MTEF1, chloroplastic-like — protein sequence MEELLLRHGRLSRPVATRRLRIVAVALRSRQSSRLAVPGFPPATAPAPAPAQEHVLPSPHVAADAAAVLLETGVRPEDIRRAAGMCPELMSVPVETITAALRFLTDEAGVPAEELPRVLRRRPRLLVSSAAARLRPTLYFLRALGVPDLHRRADLLSFSVEDKLLPRIEFLESLGLPSRAARSMARRFPALFYYGIDGNMRPKAEYLLGVMGRDADELFDFPEYFSYALDTRIATRHEACAARGVRMPLPAMLRPGEPKFEDCLAGCVGSTPPRRRSPLWHAYWVDGDGAGVGAVVEKARRDDAIAASYRHVHY from the coding sequence ATGGAAGAACTCCTACTGCGCCACGGCCGCCTCTCGAGGCCGGTGGCAACCCGCCGCCTCCGCATCGTCGCCGTCGCGCTAAGGTCCAGACAGAGCAGCAGGCTCGCCGTCCCGGGGTTTCCGCCCGCGACGGCGCCGGCCCCGGCGCCTGCCCAGGAGCACGTGCTACCGTCGCCTCATGTGGCCGCAGACGCCGCAGCTGTCTTGCTCGAGACGGGCGTGCGCCCGGAGGATATCCGGCGCGCGGCGGGGATGTGCCCCGAGCTAATGTCCGTGCCCGTCGAGACCATCACGGCCGCGCTGCGGTTCCTGACCGACGAGGCCGGAGTGCCCGCAGAGGAGCTGCCGCGCGTGCTGAGGCGACGCCCACGCCTGCTCGTGTCCTCCGCCGCGGCGCGGCTCCGGCCGACGCTCTACTTCCTCCGGGCGCTTGGCGTGCCCGACCTCCACCGCCGTGCCGACCTGCTCTCCTTCTCCGTGGAGGACAAGCTGCTCCCGCGGATCGAGTTCCTCGAGTCGCTAGGCCTCCCCTCCCGCGCCGCGCGCTCCATGGCACGCCGCTTCCCGGCGCTATTCTACTACGGCATTGATGGCAACATGCGGCCCAAGGCTGAGTATCTTCTGGGAGTCATGGGCCGCGACGCCGACGAGCTCTTCGACTTCCCGGAGTACTTCTCCTACGCGCTCGACACACGCATCGCGACGCGCCACGAGGCCTGCGCCGCGCGCGGCGTGAGGATGCCGCTGCCCGCCATGCTCCGGCCTGGGGAGCCCAAGTTCGAGGACTGCCTCGCGGGCTGTGTCGGCTCCACGCCGCCACGGCGGCGGTCGCCCCTTTGGCACGCCTATTGGGTGGATGGCGACGGCGCCGGCGTCGGCGCGGTGGTAGAGAAGGCAAGACGTGACGATGCGATCGCGGCATCATACCGCCATGTGCATTATTAG